Proteins encoded within one genomic window of Brachyspira sp. SAP_772:
- a CDS encoding methyltransferase domain-containing protein, with product EETFWENNDNGNTSYKSSKIILGMLLKYYNIKSMIDVGCGIGAWLKSAIEFGIDDVVGIDCNEISEEKLLVPRKYIKIDNLETHKNIYLKKYDIAVSLEVAEHLSPEYSENFIKMLTSYSDIVLFSAAIPNQIGTNHINCQKPEFWFKYFDQLEYKCFDFRYELMSLNISPSYSQNILLYVHKNIANKFNNFLYTEKPVFFYHPFFVQFIIDNNDVFNLEIIRLNNYILELNNKKNENFDTYEKYFNLLTIFNFTLFGINFFFLKL from the coding sequence GAAGAAACATTTTGGGAAAATAATGATAATGGAAATACTAGTTATAAATCTTCAAAAATTATTTTAGGAATGTTATTAAAATATTATAATATAAAATCTATGATAGATGTAGGATGTGGTATAGGGGCATGGTTAAAATCAGCTATAGAATTTGGAATTGATGATGTAGTGGGAATAGATTGTAATGAAATATCAGAAGAAAAATTATTAGTTCCAAGAAAATATATAAAAATAGATAATTTAGAAACTCATAAAAATATTTATTTAAAAAAATACGATATAGCTGTATCTCTTGAAGTAGCTGAACATCTATCTCCAGAATATTCTGAAAATTTTATAAAAATGCTTACTAGCTATAGTGATATAGTATTATTTTCAGCAGCAATACCAAATCAAATAGGTACAAATCATATAAATTGTCAAAAACCAGAGTTCTGGTTTAAATATTTTGATCAACTGGAATATAAGTGTTTTGATTTTAGATATGAATTGATGTCTTTAAATATCTCTCCATCATATTCTCAAAATATTTTATTATATGTTCATAAAAATATTGCTAATAAATTTAATAATTTTCTTTACACAGAAAAACCTGTATTCTTTTATCATCCTTTTTTTGTTCAATTTATAATTGATAATAATGATGTATTTAATTTAGAGATAATTAGATTAAATAATTATATTTTAGAATTAAATAATAAAAAAAATGAGAATTTTGATACATATGAGAAATATTTTAATTTACTAACAATATTTAATTTTACTTTATTTGGTATTAATTTTTTTTTTTTAAAGTTATGA